In Streptomyces sp. NBC_01707, a genomic segment contains:
- a CDS encoding S9 family peptidase, which produces MTHVSKDAAGLSRRTALTGLAGGAGVLLAGGCTPQGATSAQGPAPSRTGSATGSADAATPGVMTLFKDPGFNFNGLLALGAAGQGSSEVGEVLTAVNAINKAGPSAQTYTATFRSLGDQLMVAPVDSKAGTETTRLRALRASQYYGQALFFALGSDDPGGEERLYRSGRRGWDTFCKLSEPPPVTADVPYGRTPLPIWLFRPDDSGERRPTVILTNGSDGQNVDMWTYGVPAALDRGWNALVYDGPGQGQLLFVDRVVFTPRWETVVTPLVDWLVARTDVDAGRLALTGLSMAGDLAPRAAAFEDRIAALVAMPGVLAPWLGFPPEIRKILTPDRTETNNVWNKQVVPELNPAEAATLKKRFEPFSVPAMLAARGGKMFTDFHTPAQLIKSLDITDVVGRITMPTLVLDYDDEQFYPGQPRRMFDRLTSPKDYVKLTAATGAQLHCSPMAPQQHCEIVFDWLQETLPGR; this is translated from the coding sequence ATGACGCACGTATCGAAGGACGCAGCCGGCCTCAGTCGGCGGACCGCGCTCACCGGGCTCGCCGGTGGGGCCGGGGTCCTGCTGGCAGGCGGCTGTACGCCCCAGGGCGCGACTTCCGCGCAAGGGCCCGCACCCAGCCGTACGGGATCGGCCACCGGCTCCGCGGACGCCGCCACGCCCGGGGTGATGACCCTCTTCAAGGATCCGGGGTTCAACTTCAACGGGCTTCTCGCACTCGGCGCGGCGGGCCAGGGCTCCAGCGAGGTGGGCGAGGTGCTCACCGCCGTGAACGCGATCAACAAGGCCGGGCCTTCGGCGCAGACGTATACCGCGACGTTCAGGAGCCTCGGTGATCAGTTGATGGTGGCGCCCGTGGACAGCAAGGCCGGGACGGAGACGACGCGCCTTCGCGCGCTGCGGGCATCGCAGTACTACGGCCAGGCACTCTTCTTCGCCCTCGGCTCCGACGACCCCGGCGGTGAGGAGCGGCTGTACAGGTCCGGGCGCCGCGGCTGGGACACGTTCTGCAAGCTGTCCGAACCGCCACCGGTGACGGCGGACGTCCCGTACGGGAGGACGCCGCTTCCGATCTGGTTGTTCCGGCCGGACGACTCCGGCGAGCGACGCCCCACCGTGATCCTCACCAACGGCAGCGACGGTCAGAACGTCGACATGTGGACTTATGGCGTCCCGGCCGCCCTGGACCGCGGCTGGAACGCCCTCGTCTACGACGGACCAGGTCAGGGGCAGTTGCTCTTCGTGGACCGGGTGGTCTTCACGCCGCGCTGGGAAACGGTTGTCACACCTCTCGTCGACTGGCTGGTCGCCCGCACCGACGTGGACGCCGGCAGGCTCGCCCTGACCGGGCTGAGCATGGCAGGCGATCTGGCGCCGCGGGCCGCCGCCTTCGAGGACAGGATCGCCGCTCTGGTGGCGATGCCCGGCGTTCTGGCTCCATGGCTGGGTTTCCCTCCGGAGATCCGGAAGATCCTCACCCCGGACAGGACGGAGACGAACAACGTCTGGAACAAGCAGGTCGTCCCCGAGTTGAACCCGGCCGAGGCCGCGACGTTGAAGAAGCGGTTCGAACCCTTCTCCGTGCCGGCGATGCTCGCCGCCCGTGGCGGGAAGATGTTCACGGACTTCCACACCCCCGCCCAGCTGATCAAGTCGCTCGACATCACGGACGTCGTAGGGCGCATCACGATGCCCACGCTGGTCCTGGACTACGACGACGAGCAGTTCTATCCGGGGCAGCCGCGCCGGATGTTCGACAGACTGACGTCCCCCAAGGACTACGTGAAGCTCACCGCGGCGACCGGCGCGCAGCTGCACTGCTCCCCGATGGCCCCGCAGCAGCACTGCGAGATCGTCTTCGACTGGCTGCAGGAGACACTGCCCGGACGCTGA